The window CTGAGTCCTTTTCCCAGGAATGCCTCGGTGCATCTTTCAGAGGTCTTCTTGAAGTATTCATTGATAGCGTCATCCCTCAAACGTTCGAATCTCAGGCTGGACATGCCGCCGTGATGGTGCTTGTTCGACACCTGAGATTTGATTTCCTTGTAGACCCGGACATTCGATCCCTTGAGATAACCGATGGTCGCATCTGCCAGGTCCAATACCAGGATGCCATATGTCTCTTCGACAGCTATCATTTGGTAAAGTGGATCAAGGTAGAATCCCCGCTCGCATTTGTAGATGAAAGACAGTACAGGATAGGGCGGTTCCAGCGCCTGGCGATGCAGCCTGCCATTGACCTCCCCGAACAAAAGAACGATTCCATTTCTTTTCGCAACCGGGTCCATGGTGCCCATTTGATTCAGGATCGCGGAGACGGTGAGCCTTGTCGATCTAGCTATTTGGTCAGACGATTCATCGTGGCTCCGTTCATTGATACCTTGGAGCTATTCGATGACCTCACCGATCGGCTTCCCTGGGGGAACATACAGGGAGATCAATACTGCGTGCGGTGCAATGATATTGCTGACATGGTCCAGTTGTTTCCGGAAAAGGCAAAGATTGAACTCCATGTCCTTGCAATCGAAACACCTTATTGAAATAGATAGCGATTTTCATACCCACACTAGAACAGATATGAAGTAGGTCGCCAGCGTCAGACACGGAGAAAATGAAAACAGTTATAGAAGAAGATACTCCAGACGTTCCAGCAGCTCCACACCAATAAGAGGACCCGGCACTGGAATTGGTCTGCCGGTCACCAAGAAGATCGTGGAACGCCATAGTAGACGGATTGGGCCGAGTCTGAGGAGGGAAATATCGACATTTACTTCACCGTTCCGAAGTAACAACGCACACCGGATCATGTGATGTTGAGGGTTCGTTTTTCAAGGATTTGCCATCTCACTGTCATGTGGGGGGAAGGAAGCCGAATTAAATCTGGCTGGTGGTCTTCTTTTACAGTCCATATACTACCCCATCAAATAAGTCGGAATGACTAATCTATGTCTTCTTACAACCCACAAAGAGTCCTCAAGCCTGTAATTGAAAAGAACGACCAATCTTGATTGTTCTAAATCTCAAGGAAAAAAGACAACAAAAGGTTTACCAATCCAGATCCTTGACTCCACTCTCAACTGGTGCAGGTCTATCTCCACTATGATCATTTCTTTGCTTTCCTCGTGCTCTGCAGGCCCTTGAACTTGAATACCTTTTCAGGGCATCCGCGTTCGCAGCGCAGACAGGCCGTACCATTGCACAGATCGGAAGCCACCGTTATCTCCGGTTCTCCGCTCGCATTCTTTTCGACCGTCAATGCTTTCTCCGGGCAATTCTCAGCGCACTTCATGCACGATATGCATCCGTCGAAAGTTCCCACAAGCTTGGTCCCGATGTCAGTGAGGATCTTCAATCCCTTGTCGCCCAGGACCGGTATGTCTCGCTGCACGATCTTGTACACATTCGCCTCACGGAACTTCTCTGGTAAAGGCTGGATGCCCATGCTCTGTATGAAGAAGTTGTATGACGAGAGCGGCATTCCTTCCTGCCAAAGCGCCAGCTCCTGGATGTATAGGGTCTCGAACACCTTATCGGTGGCGAACATGATGTGGTTGGACCGGATGCCGTGCGCCATGTCCTGCAGCTCCTCCATCAGATTAGGGTCCATGACTATGTCAGTAGCCATCGCCAGCGAAGTGTTGCCGACCTGGTAGATGTTCTTCGGCGTGGGCGGGATCAGTCCGACCCTTTGCGCCTTTAACGCGTCAACATACGTTCCGGACGCGCCGCTCATGTACATGCTGTCCAAATCGTCGAATGTGATCCCTGCCTTCTCCAGCAGGGTGAAGTGACCTGCCCTCATGGCGCCGAACGCCTTTGCCGCCTCTTGGAAGTCATGGTCGTCAATGTAAACGCCATCCTGAAGGTGCAGCTTGCCGTCCGCTGTCAATATGTGCGGTGCCTTAATCAGACCGGTGTCCATGGCAGTGGCGATGGCAGCGATGACGCCAGTGCCGGTCACTCCCCTGGATCTGCCGTGCATGTTCCCCTCTTCGACTATGTCCCCCGATGTCGGGTCGACCTTGTCCCCATCGACCGGCATCAGTTGGTCATCCAGCACCCTGCAGCGCCAGTGGCCCTCAAAGTCTATGTCAGATATGGCACCTGGCGAGGCCAGCATGCCAAAGCGGATGGCCTGTCCTTCCATGGCCGGACCGGCAGCAGCGGAACCAGTGTATATCTCGTCGCCTACTTTGAGCGCCATCTCGGCGTTGGTTCCGTAGTCGGTGACCAAGCACGGCTCCTTTCGGTCGAGCAGTCCGGTCTTGAACATCATGGCCAATGCGTCGGCACCAATCTCGTGCGCAATCGATGGTGGTACGTACACCTCGGCGTTCGGTCCGCCCAGATCGATTCCTAGCGCCTCGGAGGACATGACCTTAGCGTCCCGCTTCTGTGGCGTTACTCCCTTCGATTTCAGAGATTTCTCTCCCACATACGCAAGGTCCCTCAATTCCATGTTCTGGAATATCGAGAGCTGGATCGGGTTTCCACATACGGCCATCCTCTCAACTTTGGTAAGATCGATCTCCAAGAGCCGGACGAGGCGATTGACCGTCTCGATCATCAGCTCATTGGCCAAGTTCTGGTCCACTTCTATGCAGTAGGTCAGGTGGTCCATCACGTTCGCTCCGGGGACCGGATGCCTTACGGTCATGGCCGTCGAGATGATCTTTTTGGTGCTCAGATCTATTGCATGCACTCTTGTTCCGCTCGTGCCACATCGATTGATATTCCATATCCCATTGTAACAACCTCATTTTTCAATTCTTATAGCAGAATCAATCCTTAGATCAGGCTGATTTCAGTGCCATTGGGTTTGATAATCACCTGAAGTTTCTCACTCTTACTCATTCACGCGCCTTTGGGCAAAGATCAATGAAGAAAAACTGGGAAGGGAGCCAGAAAGCCCCCGTTCCCCTCATCTCAGAGATCTCTGCTTTATGCGTTATTTCCCGTGCGAAGTTCCGTGCCTTGGTCCGATCATGTGCATTAGAATGCCCTACGCTCAGAATACGCGTTTCACCGAAGCCCCTCATTTTAGTATCTGGAGATTTCATAAGGGCCTCTGCTAGATCTCTGTCGGGTTCTCCCTGACAACTAAACATACCAATTACCCTCGTTCCATTTGCCGCCTCTTTGCAATTCTCAAATACCGCTCCGAGTGGCGGAGAATTGGGGACCATTGCGTGGGCAATAAACGGCGTAAATGTTTTGCCTCGACCATTATATTCGAGGAAGTTCTTTATCTCCTTCGGAGCTCCCACCATATTCACAGGGAAGCCCGGGAATATCAAATCATTTCCATCCAGACTTTCAATTTCAGCTATTGGTCGGATGTCTTTCTTCCCTTTGACTTCCTCAAAGATGGATTCTGAGATCATCTTCGTGTTCCCTGTTACTGACAAATTAGCCACCGAAGTGCTCATTTAATACCCTCCGTGAGGTCAAAAAACGTAAACAGTAAAGATTATAAATATATTATGAAGTCATATTATTCTATTACTGTAAAAAACATCCGCACTAGCAGCGTTTATTGGATGGCCTAATTCATTATCTCCACCCATACCTATTCCTTTATTGTTGGACTTGATTAATATTGCTAACCCAAACACACTCTTAATCTAGGAACCAAACGGACAATGAATAACTCTTGAATTGAGCGGTCTCACAGTCTTCGGCCACACCTTCAAACTCGCCCTTGCAAGTCGTCTGGTTATTTGTCTATCTTCATTAGTGTTAAAACAGAAGTATTGGGCATCACCGCGGCTACCAATCAAGACCTTACATCAATATTGACTAAAATCCTATTACATCGCCAGAATTTGTCTTTTTTTTCTGGCTAACAACAAATTACGAGGCAGTAAGGGAAAACGGCGCAGTGGGCGATCAATCAGCTCATATCGACCCAAGAATCTGATACGGTGTTTTGTGGATTGGTCTTTAAACCATTCCCATGGGGAATCCTGCGATCCTACTCCACCAAGTTACTGCTAATGTCTTCCAATAGCATCGTAATGCCGTCTAGAACTCGCAACCCTCGGGACGTAACAGAATAGAGGTGGCTCTTCCGGTCGTAGTGTATGTATTCCACCTCGAGAAGCGCCTTTAGATGAAATTGGAGATGTCCTTTCTTCAGGCCTAGTTCCTTGCATAATTCGGCTAGACTGTTGCTTTCCCTAGTCAGTATCAGCATGACCTGGACCCTTTTTGCGTTGGATAAAGGAGCCAGCAATCTCTCCGCCGTCTCCGGCGACAGCTTTCCCTTTTCCCGTTTCGTTATGATTGGAGGGATAACGGGGATGCCTGGGGCGGTCTGGTTGAAGATATGGTCGGAGCCATTGAGATACTCCTTGATCTGGTCGACAAGCTGTAGCTCGAAGCTGTTAATCCGGTCGGAGCTACTCATTCCGTTGGTGACGATGCCAGTTTCGAAAGCATTCAAGAAAGTTAGTGCCCTTTGTTTCCCGTCGCTCTGGAATATGGTGACCGTCCGGTCTACAATGTCCTGAAGTGTTTCCTTCGAAATCTCTTCCTGCCGTTCCTTAACCGATCCATCCGGAACCCGGGAATAGTGCCGTGCGATCCGGTCCTTTAGCACTGTCTCTATCTGATCGCCGAACACCTTGCGCATGTCGTCCTGCCTGAGGTTGAGGATCGATGTGCTCAATCCGCGCACCTCCTGCCGTAACGCCTTGATCTGCTCTCGAATATCATCGTTCTGCATTGCGAACTACCGTAATAGAATAATATTACATCATAATACTTTAATATTTTGGAAGTCTATCATATGCTAAGAAATCAAGAGGAGTAATTGATATGAATTCTAAGGGCAGGAATGGATCGGGGAGGCTTATGATGATGGCCTGCCCCATGCTGGAGGATGAGATGATTCATAATCTGACCACCGACCCAGATGAGAAAAGGATATTCCTCGTTACGAACAAGAATATTGAGACGCTGCTCCCCAAGCTTAAGTCAAATAATGTCGAGTTCGAGCAAATCTCTGAGGATGATTTTTTCAACGAGAATGCGAATGTGCCTAGGGAAGGGTACAACATCATCATCTGGATGATGAGTCTCGGACTCCACTCGGAGCCCAAGACCCTCGCAGCGGAAATCCGCAGGCTGATGCTTACAGTCCCAGGTCATGCCGATGGTATAGCGCTTTACTATGGGCTATGTGGAAACGGGCTCGAAGGGATCCGGGAATGGGGCAGGGAGAACCTGCCGATACCGATGACGCTCTTCACCGATAGGGAAGGTAAGCTGTGCGACGACTGCATATGTGTGCCACTCGGTAGCAGCGAAAGATACTTGAATCTCATGAAGAAGCATTGCGGGGTGATGTACCTCACGCCCGCCGTCGCATGCAACTGGAAGGAGTTCCTCTACCATACCGAGCTGTTCAAAGGCCTCGATACCATAGATATGAGCCGTAAGGAGTTCATGAAGCTCATGCTCGATATGGCGCACTACAAGCAGTGCCTGAAGATCCAGACCAATCTCGGGGACCAGGCAATCTTCCAGGAAAAGTGCGAAGAGTATGCCAAAGAGCTGGAGTTGGAACTGATCGAGCTCGAAGGCGGGTGGGTGTCCACAGAAGTCGCGGACCGCATGTATGCCGAGGCAAAATCTTTCCTCGGGGAATGATACGTATATATAATTGTATTATTATATATTTTGGCAAACTATGGTCAGCCTCCCCTATGACCTGGACACAAAGAAGTGGACCTTGAAGGTCCGCGATCCGAAAGGAAAGAACAAATTCGGGGCTGGGAGAATCGTAACGGTCATGCTATCGTTCCGGGAAGCGATTTATATTACGTCGCAGAACGCGGGCATTCCTTAGGCCGAAGGGATGAACTCAGTATATCTCGAGCCTCGATGGAAAGGATGTCCCCTCAGCAGTTCTATGCCGCCATCGACGCGAACGATGCCGGGCAGAGGCTCACTGAGGATTGGGGGCAGAAACCGGACGATCTTGTTCGTCATTCAAACGATGAGCCGAAAAAGGCACTGGATGCCGAAAAAGAGAAAAACGTTTTGATAAAGCCTAGAGAATATATCACTGGATATTGTTGATGGTGCTCCCGCCGGGATTCACCCCTATTGATTACCGGTTTTTTTACCGGTATTATTTCTTAGCCAGCCACATTATTTAACGCCGTTATTAATTTTTAATAAATATATGAACTTTGCGTAAAAATATCGAGTAATTAGTATTTAATATTTTAGCTCAACCTTTGTGTCAAGCAGAAATTATTTGAAAATATTCTTTCTTATGATGAGAGTGAAGATTAAAAGAAAAGAAGATGACAGTTATCTTACCCAAAGACAAGAAATGATTAAATCCGGATTAAATAATATTTAAAATCCCTCATAACCGTTTTATCTTCGCTTATCCACCTCGAATCACCAAAATATTGTTTGGATTGACGTGATTTCGTATGATAGGACAGAACCGGATTTCTTGGCATCGATTTGTTGTGGAATTTATGAAAATGCCCATCCCGACATTGGGGGATATCTAAAATGACTCAAATGAAGCAACCAATAAGAGGATTTGTACCTGCCATAATGGTCATCCTGGGATCCGTTATTTTCATATATGTAGGAGAAAATATATTTAGTCTGGATCCGGGAGCACTGGCGGTTTATGCATTATTTTTTGTTTGGGTTGCCTTCGTGATATCCTTGTGCGAGAAATGGCCAGTATGCAAATGGAAACAACCTGCTATAGGGCTTTTCTTCTTGACCGCAGCCCTGATTATCGGCGCCTTGCACCCCTTGATAATGGGTTTGTTGGGCTTCGGGAGCGAATGGTATTGGCCCATGATCTCTAACTTATTCCTTGGAGTAGGCATCGTAATAGCTTTCGGCAATGGTCTCGTGGGAGGATTCAAACAACCGAAATCGGTCTTTAGCAATGCCCTTTTCATGTATGTGTTCGCGATTGTGTGTTTATTATGGTTCGGTTTTGTACCAGCAATTTGGTTTGCCATTTTCGTTCTTTATATCTTCTGGTTCGAAACGTGGCCGTTCGCCAGTACCAAGCAGCCAGCAAAAGGAATTCTCCTTTTCACCGTCATGGGATTCTTAGCCTTGCTTTTTGAATTCGCATTTGAGAAAGCAGGAACAACTTTCTTTAATCCCGATGCCGGGCTTTGGTTCGTTCTTTGGACCTGGTGGTTGGTGCTCACGTCATGGGAACTAGAGACCTGGCCTTTGAAGAATATAAGGCAACCCCTGAAAGGACTTGGCGGATTCTTGATTACCGTTCCTCTCACCTTTGCCTCGTACTTTGTCATAGTCAATATCTTGAATCTCCCTCTTGGAAATGCCGGGATGTATGTCTGGATATTCGTCGCTTGGGTCTATTCTTGGGACCTCATTTTTGGCAAATGGCCTGCAGAACGGACATCACACCTCGATACGGTAAAGGATCCAAAGGAGGTTGCCGTACCAGGTAAATAATTCGAAGAGCTTCTCCAATAACGACGGTGAGCATTGTTCGGCTGTGACCCGTTCAATTCTAAAAATAATGAGCCATTCTACTATCTTTTGCAAAGAAAGATTTCTGTCTAGCAATCATTGGCGTCTTAGGCTTTATGTTTTTTTGAATAAGTTTGAATAGATTCAAGAACTAAAATATGTGATTTCCTCGACATGAGTCTTGCCAGTCTTGAAAAGATCGGACAGCAACAACCTGATGTTGTACAGGCCCTAGTACAGTTCAAAGACCGTGTGTTCGTGGATGGAGCCCTAAGTGTCAAAGATAAAGCGCTTATTGCCCTAGCCCTTGGTTGCGCGTTAAAATGCAATACTTGTATCGAAGTGAATTCGCGGCTTGCTATAGATTCAGGGGCTACCAGAGACGAACTGAGGGAAGCTATGATAGTCGCCATGTACATGGCAGGGCCTAGCGCAGTTGTATGGACGCCTAAGGTAGCGGAGATATTATCGCAATAAGATGATAATCGTTGAGACCCCCCAATGCGTGGTGACCGAAATGCAATGTTTTTCACCACGCATTACTTTTGCTTTGATAGCTGCTAACAAAATCGTTTTGCCCCAAATGATACAATAAGGCAATCATTTCGAATCAACCCTGTATCTGCTTGAGAGAACCCGCCATTTTTAGTGCCTTTGAATTTCACATCAAGATTATTTATCAAGCATGAGGAAATTGTTTAGTTATTGTTATTTTCAAGCCTTACACCATAACGTTCGGATTTGAAGCAATCCAAATGGTACATCCTTTTGTATGCTTTTCCATATTTTCAGGGCGATATTCATCAATAATATTTTTCGCAAAACACTCTCTGCCTTCTTTGGAATTACACCGAATTTCAAGACAGCCATCTCTAAGCTCTATGCTTCCAGATTTTACCGTTGATGTATACCCGATCGGTCTGCCATGTGTAGAAGTCCTAAGTTTTTCGGTTGGCACGAGGAGACCAATTTCTGTTAGCCTTTGAACAATACTGTA of the Methanomassiliicoccales archaeon genome contains:
- the prf1 gene encoding peptide chain release factor aRF-1; the protein is MNERSHDESSDQIARSTRLTVSAILNQMGTMDPVAKRNGIVLLFGEVNGRLHRQALEPPYPVLSFIYKCERGFYLDPLYQMIAVEETYGILVLDLADATIGYLKGSNVRVYKEIKSQVSNKHHHGGMSSLRFERLRDDAINEYFKKTSERCTEAFLGKGLRGVIIGGPAMTKNDFMAGDYLHHELRKMVTGVFDVEHTNENGLKEAVAAAEGQLTTCHYVQEKRILDRFWSEAGSDGLQVSGMDETLKRLKVGQMQTLILSDSLDIETIEGLKNISDQYDTDVLMIGEDEDFGKTFTSTVKIGGILRYK
- a CDS encoding methylamine methyltransferase corrinoid protein reductive activase, yielding MHAIDLSTKKIISTAMTVRHPVPGANVMDHLTYCIEVDQNLANELMIETVNRLVRLLEIDLTKVERMAVCGNPIQLSIFQNMELRDLAYVGEKSLKSKGVTPQKRDAKVMSSEALGIDLGGPNAEVYVPPSIAHEIGADALAMMFKTGLLDRKEPCLVTDYGTNAEMALKVGDEIYTGSAAAGPAMEGQAIRFGMLASPGAISDIDFEGHWRCRVLDDQLMPVDGDKVDPTSGDIVEEGNMHGRSRGVTGTGVIAAIATAMDTGLIKAPHILTADGKLHLQDGVYIDDHDFQEAAKAFGAMRAGHFTLLEKAGITFDDLDSMYMSGASGTYVDALKAQRVGLIPPTPKNIYQVGNTSLAMATDIVMDPNLMEELQDMAHGIRSNHIMFATDKVFETLYIQELALWQEGMPLSSYNFFIQSMGIQPLPEKFREANVYKIVQRDIPVLGDKGLKILTDIGTKLVGTFDGCISCMKCAENCPEKALTVEKNASGEPEITVASDLCNGTACLRCERGCPEKVFKFKGLQSTRKAKK
- a CDS encoding flavodoxin family protein; protein product: MSTSVANLSVTGNTKMISESIFEEVKGKKDIRPIAEIESLDGNDLIFPGFPVNMVGAPKEIKNFLEYNGRGKTFTPFIAHAMVPNSPPLGAVFENCKEAANGTRVIGMFSCQGEPDRDLAEALMKSPDTKMRGFGETRILSVGHSNAHDRTKARNFAREITHKAEISEMRGTGAFWLPSQFFFIDLCPKARE
- a CDS encoding winged helix-turn-helix domain-containing protein — its product is MQNDDIREQIKALRQEVRGLSTSILNLRQDDMRKVFGDQIETVLKDRIARHYSRVPDGSVKERQEEISKETLQDIVDRTVTIFQSDGKQRALTFLNAFETGIVTNGMSSSDRINSFELQLVDQIKEYLNGSDHIFNQTAPGIPVIPPIITKREKGKLSPETAERLLAPLSNAKRVQVMLILTRESNSLAELCKELGLKKGHLQFHLKALLEVEYIHYDRKSHLYSVTSRGLRVLDGITMLLEDISSNLVE
- a CDS encoding DUF1638 domain-containing protein, whose protein sequence is MNSKGRNGSGRLMMMACPMLEDEMIHNLTTDPDEKRIFLVTNKNIETLLPKLKSNNVEFEQISEDDFFNENANVPREGYNIIIWMMSLGLHSEPKTLAAEIRRLMLTVPGHADGIALYYGLCGNGLEGIREWGRENLPIPMTLFTDREGKLCDDCICVPLGSSERYLNLMKKHCGVMYLTPAVACNWKEFLYHTELFKGLDTIDMSRKEFMKLMLDMAHYKQCLKIQTNLGDQAIFQEKCEEYAKELELELIELEGGWVSTEVADRMYAEAKSFLGE